The following are from one region of the Sorghum bicolor cultivar BTx623 chromosome 2, Sorghum_bicolor_NCBIv3, whole genome shotgun sequence genome:
- the LOC8084974 gene encoding COBRA-like protein 7 gives MTRSTHHLHLYIYLKQPILPRFASAMAMAMPVAQLSFVFLVLLLAHTASAQLAPAPAPDAGCNGIFLSYSLQGRDQIRPHVAEAERNSQPYSFRARATVVNSDTRPLRSWALQVTFVHGEILVSVDGAVLTSGADLPYNTTAGDAGRPTSFTGYPQTDLLTPISTAGDPAKTQATVNLVGTLFAGPRPYEPLPSFLSLADPSYTCPPATNATSPTNLTTCCVFTADDDGTDPARSLSFLPRRTGDLVITYDVLQSHETTYLALVTLENDAPLGRLDGWQLSWRWQREEFISTMRGAYPREVDTAGCLYGPQGQYYKGLDLSKVLNCDRTPVVHDLPLSRANDTDIGRIDHCCRNGTVLPKSMDAAAQSKSAFQMEVYKMPPDLNRTKLYPPTGFNVTGSSPFNPEYACGAPIPVTPSEYPDPSGLASTTAAVATWQVVCNITTASKPPRCCVSFSAFYNESVVPCRTCACGCPATQPATATCSTTAPAMLLPPQALLMPFDRRASEALEWADQKHLGVPNPMPCGDFCGVSINWHVATDFTGGWSARLTLFNWDATDMPDWFTAIVMDGAYDGFEQAYSFNATRVGNNTIFVKGSQGFNFLLGESNMSGVDYPVPGKLQSVFSFTKKTTPGIDVIAGDGFPSKVFFNGDECAMPLRIPSQGTKPAALPVPLHLCLLLLSTFLLLAY, from the coding sequence ATGACTCGATCCACTCACCACCTTCATTTGTATATATACCTAAAGCAGCCAATTCTTCCTCGCTTTGCTtcagccatggccatggccatgccCGTCGCCCAGCTGTCCTTCGTCTTCCTTGTGCTCCTCCTCGCGCACACCGCCTCTGCACAGctcgcgccggcgccggcgcctgaCGCCGGCTGCAACGGCATCTTCCTCAGCTACTCGCTGCAGGGCCGCGACCAGATCAGGCCTCACGTCGCCGAGGCCGAGCGCAACTCCCAGCCATACTCGTTCCGCGCCAGAGCCACCGTCGTCAACTCGGACACCCGCCCGCTCCGCTCCTGGGCGCTGCAGGTCACGTTCGTGCACGGCGAGATCCTCGTCAGCGTCGACGGCGCCGTGCTCACCTCGGGCGCCGACCTGCCCTACAACACCACGGCGGGGGACGCCGGCAGGCCCACGTCCTTCACCGGGTACCCGCAGACGGACCTCCTCACCCCGATCTCCACGGCCGGGGACCCCGCCAAGACACAGGCCACCGTCAACCTCGTCGGCACGCTCTTCGCCGGGCCCAGGCCCTACGAACCGCTCCCATCCTTTCTCTCGCTCGCCGACCCTTCCTACACGTGCCCGCCGGCCACCAACGCCACGTCGCCGACCAACCTCACCACCTGCTGCGTGTTCACGGCCGACGACGACGGGACCGACCCGGCGAGGAGCTTGAGCTTCCTCCCGCGCCGCACGGGCGACCTGGTGATCACCTACGACGTGCTCCAGTCGCACGAGACCACCTACCTGGCGCTCGTGACGCTCGAGAACGACGCGCCGCTCGGCCGCCTCGACGGCTGGCAGCTGTCGTGGCGGTGGCAGCGCGAAGAATTCATCAGCACCATGCGAGGCGCCTACCCGCGGGAGGTGGACACCGCCGGCTGCCTGTACGGTCCCCAGGGACAGTACTACAAGGGCCTCGACTTGTCCAAGGTGCTCAACTGCGACCGCACCCCCGTCGTCCACGACCTGCCGCTGTCGCGGGCCAACGACACCGACATCGGCCGGATCGACCACTGCTGCCGGAACGGCACCGTCCTGCCCAAGTCCATGGACGCCGCCGCGCAGTCCAAGTCGGCGTTCCAGATGGAGGTCTACAAGATGCCGCCCGACCTCAACCGGACCAAGCTCTACCCGCCCACAGGATTCAACGTCACCGGCTCGTCGCCGTTCAACCCGGAGTACGCGTGCGGGGCGCCCATCCCGGTGACCCCGTCGGAGTACCCCGACCCCAGCGGCCTCGCGTCCACCACGGCGGCCGTGGCCACGTGGCAGGTGGTGTGCAACATCACCACCGCGTCGAAGCCACCCAGGTGCTGCGTCTCCTTCTCCGCCTTCTACAACGAGTCGGTGGTCCCCTGCCGGACCTGCGCGTGCGGCTGCCCCGCCACTCAGCCGGCGACGGCGACCTGCAGCACCACGGCGCCGGCGATGCTGCTCCCGCCGCAGGCGCTGCTCATGCCGTTCGACCGGCGGGCCAGCGAGGCGCTCGAGTGGGCGGACCAGAAGCACCTGGGCGTGCCCAACCCCATGCCCTGCGGCGACTTCTGCGGCGTCAGCATCAACTGGCACGTCGCCACGGACTTCACCGGCGGCTGGAGCGCGCGCCTGACGCTCTTCAACTGGGACGCCACGGACATGCCGGACTGGTTCACGGCCATCGTCATGGACGGGGCGTACGACGGCTTCGAACAGGCATACTCCTTCAACGCCACACGCGTCGGGAACAACACCATCTTCGTCAAGGGCTCCCAAGGCTTCAACTTCCTGCTCGGCGAGAGCAACATGAGCGGCGTCGATTACCCCGTGCCCGGGAAGCTGCAGTCCGTCTTCTCCTTCACCAAGAAGACCACCCCCGGCATCGACGTCATCGCAGGCGACGGCTTCCCGTCCAAGGTCTTCTTCAACGGCGACGAGTGCGCCATGCCCTTGAGGATCCCGAGCCAGGGGACCAAGCCTGCTGCTCTCCCTGTCCCCCTGCACTTGTGTTTATTGCTTCTTTCCACTTTCCTCTTGTTGGCTTACTAA
- the LOC8077517 gene encoding pectinesterase: MSKGAIIGASTVLVVAVVAAVCVVSFKGNNSSKGDGDENMSMSVKSVKAFCQPTDYKQTCEAELSKAAGNASTPSDLAKVIFGVTSDKIHKAISESETLKELKNDQRTSGALKDCNELLEYAIDDLKSSFDKLGGFEMTNFKKAVDDLKTWLSAALTYQDTCLDGFMNATSTEASGKMKKALNASQELTEDILAVVDQFSDTLGGLSVGRRLLDDAATPTPSWVSEADAGRQRLLADSAGAGSPDFKPNVTVAADGSGDVKTIKEALAKVPPKNKDLYVVHVKAGTYKEYVSVARPQTNVAFIGDGAEKTIITGSKNFKMNLTTKDTATMEAIGNGFFMRDIRVENTAGAENHQAVALRVQSDQAVFYQCTFDGYQDTLYTHAQRQFFRDCRVTGTIDFIFGNSQVVLQNCLIQPRKPMPNQANIITAQGRRDKRSVGGTVLHNCTIEPHPDFKADAGGKIATYLARPWKEYSRTLYIQNDIGGFIDPKGWLEWNGDFGLETLFYAEVDNRGAGADMSKRAKWGGIKTVTYEEAQKEFTVETFIQGQQFIPKWGVPFIPGLLPQEQQGRTH, encoded by the coding sequence aTGAGCAAAGGTGCTATCATCGGCGCTTCGACCGTCCTTGTTGTGGCTGTGGTTGCCGCGGTGTGCGTGGTGTCGTTCAAGGGCAACAACTCGAGCAAGGGCGATGGCGATGAGAACATGTCCATGTCGGTGAAGTCGGTGAAGGCCTTCTGCCAGCCGACGGACTACAAGCAGACGTGCGAGGCGGAGCTGTCCAAGGCGGCTGGCAACGCGAGCACGCCGTCGGACCTGGCCAAGGTCATCTTCGGCGTCACCTCCGACAAGATCCACAAGGCCATCAGCGAGTCGGAGacgctcaaggagctcaagaaCGACCAGCGCACGTCCGGCGCGCTCAAGGACTGCAACGAGCTGCTGGAGTACGCCATCGACGACCTCAAGTCGTCCTTCGACAAGCTGGGCGGCTTCGAGATGACCAACTTCAAGAAGGCCGTGGACGACCTCAAGACGTGGCTCAGCGCGGCGCTCACGTACCAGGACACCTGCCTGGACGGCTTCATGAACGCCACCTCCACCGAGGCCTCCGGCAAGATGAAGAAGGCGCTCAACGCGTCGCAGGAGCTCACGGAGGACATCCTGGCCGTCGTCGACCAGTTCTCAGACACGCTGGGAGGGCTCAGCGTGGGGCGGCGCCTGCTCGACGACGCCGCCACCCCCACCCCGAGCTGGGTGTCGGAGGCCGACGCCGGCAGGCAGCGGCTCCTTGCCGATTCCGCCGGCGCCGGGTCTCCTGATTTCAAGCCCAACGTTACAGTCGCCGCGGACGGCAGCGGCGACGTGAAGACGATCAAGGAGGCCCTGGCCAAGGTTCCCCCCAAGAACAAGGATCTGTACGTGGTGCACGTGAAGGCCGGCACCTACAAGGAGTACGTCTCGGTGGCGCGGCCTCAGACGAACGTGGCCTTCATCGGCGACGGCGCGGAGAAGACCATCATCACGGGGAGCAAGAACTTCAAGATGAACCTGACGACCAAGGACACGGCGACGATGGAGGCGATCGGCAACGGCTTCTTCATGCGTGACATCCGGGTGGAGAACACGGCGGGCGCGGAGAACCACCAGGCGGTGGCGCTGCGGGTGCAGAGCGACCAGGCCGTCTTCTACCAGTGCACCTTCGACGGCTACCAGGACACGCTCTACACGCACGCGCAGCGGCAGTTCTTCCGCGACTGCCGCGTCACGGGCACCATCGACTTCATCTTCGGCAACTCCCAGGTGGTGCTGCAGAACTGCCTCATCCAGCCACGGAAGCCCATGCCCAACCAGGCCAACATCATCACGGCGCAGGGCCGCCGGGACAAGCGCTCCGTCGGCGGCACCGTGCTGCACAACTGCACCATCGAGCCGCACCCGGACTTCAAGGCCGACGCCGGCGGCAAGATCGCCACCTACCTCGCCAGGCCATGGAAGGAGTACTCCCGGACGCTCTACATCCAGAACGACATCGGGGGCTTCATCGACCCCAAGGGATGGCTCGAGTGGAACGGCGACTTCGGCCTCGAGACGCTCTTCTACGCCGAGGTCGACAACCGAGGCGCCGGCGCCGACATGAGCAAGCGCGCCAAGTGGGGCGGCATCAAGACCGTCACCTACGAGGAGGCGCAGAAGGAGTTCACCGTCGAGACCTTCATCCAGGGACAGCAGTTCATCCCAAAGTGGGGGGTGCCATTCATACCGGGATTGCTGCCGCAGGAGCAACAAGGAAGGACGCACTGA
- the LOC8084976 gene encoding uncharacterized protein LOC8084976, translated as MTGLNGKRKAVETPLAKRPAQHKPQASRRTKRTKEPALPRKRESSTARAPLADGRDEYASVSYSLRNRIVYVPIPKNTSKHIVPSTSEPAPPESDFRKEPKYRQSNQTSTCAQMGLEHYNSMNQGDEHELVKAVDSNSVIFNGVWIHANFLAKRKGATTCPDLVPKYFFTEVKCDYNGLSCLSCVKLDPGVPRKFGGCGVCPPQIMHPVDGGYLSAQPFNPSAPPGNCVMGL; from the exons ATGACCGGCCTCAACGGCAAGCGCAAGGCCGTGGAGACCCCGCTGGCCAAGCGCCCAGCGCAGCACAAGCCCCAGGCTTCACGCCGGACCAAGCGCACCAAGGAACCGGCTCTTCCCCGGAAGCGCGAGTCCTCCACCGCTCGGGCACCGCTGGCTGACGGTCGTGATGAATATGCCTCTGTCAGCTACAGCCTCCGCAACCGCATAGTCTACGTCCCGATCCCGAAGAATACCAGCAAGCACATCGTCCCTTCTACCAGCGAGCCCGCTCCCCCAGAATCAGACTTCAG AAAGGAACCTAAGTATAGGCAATCGAATCAGACCTCAACATGTGCGCAGATGGGTCTGGAACACTACAACAGCATGAATCAG GGGGATGAGCATGAGCTTGTTAAAGCTGTGGACAGTAATTCCGTTATCTTCAATGGTGTGTGGATACATGCCAATTTCCTTGCTAAGCGGAAAGGTGCTACCACCTGTCCTGATCTTGTTCCTAAGTACTTCTTCACTGAAGTGAAATGTGACTATAACGGACTCTCTTGTCTCTCATGTGTTAAGCTGGATCCAG GAGTACCCAGAAAGTTTGGTGGTTGTGGAGTCTGTCCACCTCAAATTATGCATCCTGTTGATGGTGGATATCTGAGTGCACAGCCTTTTAATCCCTCGGCCCCTCCAGGAAATTGTGTGATGGGATTGTGA
- the LOC8077518 gene encoding uncharacterized protein LOC8077518: protein MEAGEQGRPLRVGLICCGPSGERGVSLNSARSVLDHIQGEDLVVRCYYIDSAMKAFATSPVQLYSNTPSDFDFKLERSFWRKQMFHLLGHLLRNASVLLTSDLIMYPAIVSMTKQKDKLAKPELEAWFKTVNLNKENGKVIVKPTRAGSSIGMVVAYGVNDAAQKAEEIISEGIDDKVIIEVFLEGALSFTTIVVDVGTANNSEPVVLLPKEVELQYSNSSDTNKDTIFNYRKKYLPSRQVAYHSPPRFPAEVIDCIRQGISLLFRRLGLHDYARVDGWFLPSPVASLPSAENSEKFGNTKYGTILFTDINLISGMEQTSFLFQQASTKTTTVETNRSNPQRYIKTEGFCDLQRGHFRALDVTPCLLAPANGYFSSHDEDFSDTSREVWTLPYSLVLRHTTEEVHAACVEVFMSCVLYVVHGGIGEDGTIQTLLESAGVPFTGPGPIVSRTCIDKVASSLAVDHLVSYGVRTIPKDVRATEEVLKSSLVDIWNELKAKLRTETVCVKPARDGCSTGVERLCCPKDLEVYTNALRRKFQYLPANCLSRAHGVIEMRVPPPESLIFEPFIETDEIIISNKLGNDRARHLVWKGENDWLEITDGVVGKRGEMHSLNPSITVKESGDILSLEEKFQGGTGIN, encoded by the exons ATGGAGGCGGGGGAGCAGGGGAGGCCACTCCGTGTCGGCCTCATCTGCTGCGGGCCCTCCGGCGAGAGGGGCGTCTCCCTCAACTCTGCGCGCTCCGTGCTGGATCACATCCAG GGAGAGGATTTGGTGGTCCGCTGCTACTACATTGACTCTGCTATGAAGGCCTTCGCGACATCTCCTGTGCAG CTATATTCCAACACGCCTTCGGATTTTGACTTCAAACTTGAAAG GAGCTTTTGGAGAAAGCAAATGTTCCATTTGTTGGGACACCTTCTAAGGAATGCCAGCGTGCTTTTGACAAG TGACCTGATCATGTATCCTGCAATTGTGTCTATGACAAAGCAGAAGGACAAGTTGGCCAAGCCAGAGTTAGAGGCATGGTTCAAAACTGTCAATCTAAACAAAGAAAATGGCAAAGTGATT GTCAAACCTACAAGGGCTGGGTCAAGCATTGGCATGGTTGTTGCTTATGGTGTGAATGACGCTGCCCAGAAAGCTGAGGAAATTATTTCAGAG GGAATTGATGATAAAGTTATCATAGAAGTTTTCCTTGAAGGGGCACTGAGTTTTACAACCATCGTGGTTGATGTTGGGACTGCTAACAACAGTGAGCCTGTTGTTCTGCTTCCAAAAGAA GTTGAGCTTCAGTACTCCAACAGTAGTGATACCAATAAGGACACAATATTTAACTACCGCAAGAAGTACCTTCCAAGTCGACAG GTTGCTTATCATTCGCCTCCACGTTTTCCGGCAGAGGTGATCGATTGTATAAGACAAGGGATTTCTCTTTTATTTCGTCGCCTTGGCCTGCATGACTATGCAAGGGTAGATGGTTGGTTTTTACCTTCTCCTGTTGCTTCTTTACCCTCAGCTGAAAATAGTGAAAAATTTGGAAATACCAAGTATGGAACTATTCTTTTCACAGATATTAATTTG ataagtgggatggaGCAAACCAGTTTTTTGTTCCAACAAGCTTCAACG AAAACTACAACCGTCGAAACAAATAGGAGCAATCCACAAAGGTACATCAAGACAGAAGGTTTTTGTGATCTTCAGAGGGGACACTTCAGAGCG CTTGACGTGACACCGTGTTTGCTTGCTCCTGCAAATGGATATTTCTCATCCCATGATGAAGATTTCAGTGACACTTCAAGAGAAGTCTGGACGTTGCC ATATTCGTTAGTGTTACGACATACCACTGAAGAAGTTCATGCTGCATGTGTTGAG gtGTTCATGTCTTGTGTGTTATATGTAGTGCATGGTGGCATTGGAGAGGATGGTACCATTCAGACATTGTTGGAATCTGCAGGAGTTCCTTTCACAG GACCAGGACCAATAGTTTCTAGAACATGCATCGACAAAGTTGCAAGTTCACTTGCTGTTGACCAT CTTGTTAGTTATGGAGTCCGTACCATTCCTAAGGATGTAAGAGCAACAGAAGAAGTACTGAAGTCATCTCTTGTTGATATCTGGAATGAACTTAAAGCAAAACTACGAACAGAAACAGTATGTGTGAAACCAGCTCGTGATGGGTGCTCAACTGGTGTAGAAAGATTATG CTGTCCAAAGGACCTAGAAGTCTATACAAATGCATTGAGGAGGAAGTTTCAGTATCTGCCTGCTAATTGCCTGTCCAGG GCACATGGCGTAATTGAGATGCGAGTCCCTCCTCCAGAGTCATTAATATTTGAGCCTTTTATTGAAACGGATGAaattatcatttcaaataaatTGGGGAATGATAGAGCCCGCCATCTGGTATGGAAGGGTGAAAATGACTGGCTTGAAATTACTGATGGTGTAGTTGGCAAGCGTGGAGAAATGCACTCGTTAAATCCAAGTATCACAGTGAAAGAAAGTGGTGATATTTTATCTCTTGAGGAGAAATTTCAAG gtgGCACTGGAATCAACTAG